The Humulus lupulus chromosome 3, drHumLupu1.1, whole genome shotgun sequence genome window below encodes:
- the LOC133825732 gene encoding mulatexin-like has protein sequence MVMLDLINSQLIMVILVIVGETNTVGWPEFVSADYPRCGKVARGALCPNNLCCSILSLCGSTLLHCTIGCQSPPPSPPPPSPPPPSPERPDSRCGPDFGNTPCNTERCCSRFWFCGSTTDFCQGSNCRSQCGKSARRGLHEDDNSVDATSNIINETLFNKMFKHRKDCPSQDFYNYNSFIIATASFPSFGTTGDVATRKRELAAFFAQTSQATTREQTDSTDPYAWGYCYVNRTTTENYYCTSSQWSCASGKYYYSRGPIQLTHNYNYGLAGDALGIDLINNPDLVATDPIVSFQTAIWFWMTQHDNKHSFHNIITNENSEPNELPNYNNFNDGLRHQSDFCIGTNIVGFYKRFCDMLEVSYGVFGTSI, from the exons ATGGTAATGCTGGATCTAATCAACTCCCAACTTATTATGGTAATTTTAGTGATAGTTGGAGAGACCAATACAGTTGGGTGGCCAG AGTTTGTCTCCGCAGATTATCCTCGATGTGGAAAGGTTGCACGTGGTGCTTTATGTCCAAATAATCTTTGTTGTAGCATTTTGAGCTTATGTGGTAGCACATTATTGCACTGTACCATTGGTTGCCAAAGCCCACCTCCGAGCCCTCCTCCACCAAGCCCACCACCTCCGAGCCCAGAAAGACCAGATAGTAGATGTGGCCCTGATTTTGGAAACACTCCATGTAATACAGAAAGGTGTTGTAGTAGATTTTGGTTTTGCGGTAGCACCACGGATTTTTGCCAAGGTTCAAATTGCAGATCCCAATGTGGGAAGAGTGCGCGTCGAGGTTTGCACGAAGATGACAATAGTGTTGATGCTACAAGCAACATTATTAATGAAACACTTTTTAACAAAATGTTTAAGCATAGAAAAGATTGTCCAAGTCAAGATTTCTATAACTACAATTCTTTTATCATTGCTACTGCCTCTTTTCCAAGTTTCGGTACAACTGGTGATGTGGCAACTCGTAAAAGAGAGCTCGCAGCTTTCTTTGCTCAAACCTCTCAAGCAACCACAA GAGAACAGACAGATTCGACAGATCCATATGCATGGGGATATTGTTATGTCAATAGAACTACCACTGAGAATTATTATTGTACATCTTCTCAATGGTCATGCGCTTCTGGCAAATATTATTATAGTCGAGGACCCATTCAGCTTACTCA CAACTACAACTATGGGCTTGCCGGTGATGCACTAGGAATAGACTTGATAAACAACCCTGATCTTGTAGCAACAGACCCAATTGTATCATTTCAAACTGCCATATGGTTCTGGATGACTCAACACGACAATAAACATTCATTCCATAATATTATTACCAATGAAAATTCTGAACCCAATGAACTCCCAAATTATAATAATTTCAATGATGGTTTGAGACACCAAAGTGATTTCTGTATTGGTACAAACATCGTTGGGTTCTATAAAAGGTTTTGTGACATGTTAGAAGTGAGCTATGGTGTATTTGGAACTAGTATTTGA
- the LOC133821666 gene encoding uncharacterized protein LOC133821666: protein MAANHKLIHKKEFRSWFHKKIYDLHQLGSLEHADELLALASGSDLLAYSYQACIVNGVRFVSYNRDQNRITQNSGVCVAGTEGFNYYGQLEEILQLSFTGSYSVVLFRCKWFNTDPKKKKKTITVNNITSINVSGEWYKDEPFILASQAKQVFYIDDLVRGRDWKVVQEVNHWQVWDFPDASDMIADVDVVHDTNSSNFVLTVDLGELVVQQSDVPATQVNTAHRPSLVVQEDDGFINDNEDDMADSVEEAEDEDELIVDRSDDNTDDVCLIEVDVISEDSDYST from the exons ATGGCTGCCAATCATAAATTGATACATAAGAAAGAGTTTCgttcatggtttcataagaag atatatgacttgcaccagcttgggtcattagagcatgctgatgaattactagctttagcatctgggtcagatctatTGGCTTACTCCTaccaagcatgtatagtgaacgGAGTTCGATTTGTTTCATACAATCGAGATCAGAATCGaattacacaaaatagtggagtgtgtgttgctggaacagaaggttttaactattacgggcaacttgaagaaatactccagctgtcttttactggttcttattcggtggtattatttcgatgtaaatggttcaatacagatccgaaaaagaaaaaaaaaaccatcactgtaaataatattactagtatcaatgttagcggtgaatggtataaagatgaaccgttcatactagctagtcaagcaaaacaagtattctacatcgatgatctcgttagaggacgagattggaaagttgtccaagaagtgaatcattggcaagtttgggactttccagatgcttcagatatgattgctgatgttgatgttgtacatgacaccaactcatcgaattttgttttgactgtggatctcggagagttggttgttcagcaatctgatgtaccagcgactcaagtcaacacggcccatcgaccttctttagttgttcaagaagatgatggatttattaatgacaatgaagatgatatggcagacagtgtagaagaagcagaagatgaggatgaattaATTGTCGACCGTAGTGATGATAATACTGATGATGTGTGCCTGATAGAAGTTGATGTAATTAGTGAGGATAGtgactattctacttag